Proteins encoded by one window of Salicibibacter halophilus:
- a CDS encoding AAA family ATPase, giving the protein MRPLQLNVRGLHSFREEQTIDFNQLCDGGVFGIFGPTGSGKSSILDAMTFALYGKISRSGNAGASMINQSETEAAVSFSFRLGDRTFIAERKAKRKDTRLETTRSRFIETTEAPVVLADKKGEMDREIEAMIGLKIEDFTRAVVLPQNKFSEFLGLKGAERSKMLQRLFDLGKYGDDLNEKIKKHHDGANAKKDTIEAEQKGLGDASKEALTEARQAIVQTENALHREETEKNELESKWQVAKEILQQQKIKDELESELASLSEERPNHEKRRQSLRISAIANQLLPYREEQERSEREQHEAEKTLRESNKQVEKNRNKEEEAQAFYRKTRENRQAEEPKLNVKIAQLEEAKALETELQTSARKMDEIREEESRLSKQQEAAEHNWQQAQEEETNAKQWMQKTEEQLNALEASQPKREQIRQAFEKGKALQQQAERLEEEKDTETNAMDKVKQQEAYMKEEKKNRDDTFERIASAQNKLYQWYFDLSEAKREQQSLMATIKDMQASNMHVHEAKAVHALVSRLEQGKACPVCGSTNHPAPGSSLDTASHDHDLLQAVYERLEAATNIDRYIWDLEHHSGQIAAITEQKEAQLATDKSGAPSHPKRLSGLATEDAQTQVDQFLHKLEAKPKALDMLIGNTKQWLEQAQNHSSNLKEIEALSKQTMSNLEDATLKKQKQEAIYDKQKNEWHDSFPGHSLQTIHEEWETAQKDHEQQEELREEVRRQQKHLESLREKIQQTESNRTNVQMSLLQRKAEREQQEKEHRQAQSKLDETIGNNTSATKALKDAEETLRRLRNEEKTAEDTLQQTTASRQKAEQTKAAAEEQYTTVSRNHALANERWEQQKNTNEGKEAEKILEGALDSATLQVYALSVEKRNEYETKIQRFETQWTQTKQRLAEIDETLDGKRMTDEEWKALDEAFQQQTEQVEQRKEERSVARSKWEELQEKHHRYEKLEEERQQLATKIGRYQELERVFKGKAFVNFIAEEQLVQVTRHASERLHALTQGRYALALDSDNNFLIADYFNGGQQRPTSTLSGGETFLTSLALALSLSVSIQLRGQYPLEFFFLDEGFGTLDAELLDTVVTALEQLQTDHLAVGVISHVPELQERLHKRLLVKAPKPDGQGSQLIITS; this is encoded by the coding sequence TTGAGACCATTGCAGTTAAATGTACGGGGCCTGCATAGTTTTCGCGAAGAACAGACGATAGATTTCAATCAACTCTGTGATGGTGGCGTCTTCGGCATTTTCGGCCCGACCGGGAGCGGAAAATCGTCCATTCTGGACGCGATGACCTTTGCTCTATATGGGAAAATTAGCCGCTCGGGAAATGCCGGTGCGAGCATGATTAACCAATCGGAGACGGAAGCCGCCGTTTCTTTTTCCTTTCGGCTCGGCGACCGTACGTTTATCGCTGAAAGAAAGGCCAAACGAAAAGATACGCGCCTCGAAACCACGCGTTCCCGCTTTATTGAAACGACCGAAGCGCCGGTTGTTTTGGCAGACAAAAAGGGAGAGATGGACCGAGAGATAGAAGCAATGATCGGGTTGAAAATAGAAGATTTCACCCGCGCGGTCGTTCTCCCTCAGAATAAATTTTCCGAATTTCTCGGCCTCAAAGGCGCCGAACGTAGCAAAATGCTGCAACGATTGTTTGATTTAGGGAAATACGGAGATGATTTAAACGAGAAAATCAAAAAACATCACGACGGGGCAAATGCAAAGAAAGACACCATTGAAGCGGAGCAGAAGGGGCTCGGGGATGCTTCCAAAGAGGCGTTGACGGAAGCGAGACAGGCGATTGTCCAAACCGAAAATGCGCTACATAGAGAAGAAACCGAAAAAAATGAGCTGGAAAGCAAATGGCAAGTGGCAAAAGAAATACTTCAACAGCAGAAGATAAAAGATGAACTCGAAAGTGAGCTGGCCTCCCTGTCGGAAGAGCGACCAAACCATGAAAAGCGGCGGCAATCGTTGCGTATCAGCGCGATCGCGAATCAGCTGCTCCCGTATCGGGAAGAGCAGGAACGGAGTGAACGTGAACAGCATGAGGCTGAAAAAACGTTAAGAGAAAGCAATAAGCAAGTGGAAAAAAATAGAAATAAAGAAGAAGAAGCACAAGCTTTTTACCGGAAAACAAGGGAAAATCGACAAGCAGAAGAGCCAAAACTCAACGTGAAAATCGCTCAACTTGAAGAAGCAAAAGCATTGGAAACAGAGCTGCAAACGTCTGCTAGAAAAATGGACGAGATCCGGGAAGAAGAATCACGTTTATCAAAACAACAAGAAGCCGCGGAGCACAACTGGCAACAAGCACAGGAAGAGGAAACGAATGCAAAACAATGGATGCAGAAGACAGAAGAGCAACTGAACGCCCTAGAAGCATCCCAACCCAAACGGGAGCAAATCCGACAGGCTTTTGAGAAGGGAAAAGCGTTACAGCAACAAGCCGAGCGCTTGGAAGAAGAAAAAGACACGGAAACCAACGCCATGGATAAAGTTAAACAGCAGGAAGCTTACATGAAAGAAGAAAAGAAGAACAGGGATGACACGTTTGAGCGGATTGCTTCTGCCCAAAACAAGCTTTACCAGTGGTATTTTGATTTAAGCGAAGCAAAAAGGGAACAACAGTCGCTCATGGCGACTATCAAGGACATGCAAGCGAGCAACATGCATGTGCACGAGGCGAAAGCGGTTCACGCGCTCGTTTCCCGGCTGGAACAAGGAAAAGCTTGCCCTGTTTGCGGATCGACCAACCATCCGGCACCTGGAAGTTCGCTTGATACGGCAAGTCATGATCATGATTTGCTTCAGGCTGTCTACGAACGATTGGAAGCAGCAACGAACATTGACCGATACATTTGGGATCTTGAGCATCATTCCGGGCAAATCGCGGCAATAACAGAGCAAAAAGAAGCACAACTAGCGACAGACAAAAGCGGGGCGCCTTCTCATCCAAAACGTTTAAGCGGCTTGGCGACGGAGGATGCACAAACGCAGGTGGACCAATTTTTGCATAAGCTGGAAGCGAAACCCAAGGCGTTGGATATGCTCATAGGTAATACAAAACAATGGCTCGAACAAGCGCAAAACCATTCCTCTAATCTCAAAGAAATCGAAGCACTTTCCAAGCAAACAATGTCCAACCTCGAAGACGCAACGCTGAAAAAACAAAAGCAGGAAGCTATCTACGATAAACAAAAGAACGAATGGCACGATTCTTTCCCCGGCCATTCCTTGCAAACGATTCATGAAGAATGGGAAACAGCACAGAAAGACCATGAACAGCAGGAAGAACTAAGGGAAGAGGTCCGTCGACAACAAAAACATTTGGAATCATTACGAGAAAAAATACAGCAAACAGAATCCAATCGAACCAATGTACAGATGTCCCTTCTGCAGCGCAAGGCAGAAAGGGAACAGCAAGAAAAAGAACATCGGCAGGCCCAATCAAAGCTTGATGAAACAATTGGCAATAACACGTCAGCTACGAAAGCATTGAAGGATGCCGAAGAAACTCTCCGGCGTTTGCGAAACGAAGAGAAAACAGCGGAAGATACGTTGCAACAAACGACCGCCAGCCGTCAAAAAGCAGAACAAACAAAAGCGGCTGCGGAGGAACAATATACGACTGTTTCCCGTAACCACGCATTGGCAAACGAACGTTGGGAACAGCAGAAAAACACGAACGAAGGAAAAGAAGCTGAAAAAATTTTGGAAGGAGCATTGGACAGCGCCACACTTCAAGTTTACGCCCTAAGTGTTGAAAAACGGAACGAGTACGAAACGAAAATCCAACGATTTGAAACACAATGGACCCAAACGAAACAACGGTTAGCGGAAATAGATGAAACATTGGACGGAAAGCGGATGACAGACGAAGAATGGAAAGCACTAGATGAAGCATTTCAACAACAAACAGAACAAGTCGAACAAAGGAAGGAAGAACGAAGCGTTGCCCGCTCAAAATGGGAAGAGCTGCAAGAAAAGCACCACCGTTATGAAAAACTCGAGGAAGAACGGCAACAACTGGCGACAAAAATCGGTCGTTATCAAGAATTGGAAAGGGTTTTTAAAGGGAAAGCATTTGTTAATTTTATCGCCGAGGAACAACTAGTGCAGGTGACCCGCCATGCCTCCGAGCGGCTTCATGCCCTCACGCAGGGGAGGTATGCCCTGGCCCTTGATTCAGACAATAACTTTTTAATTGCCGATTACTTTAACGGCGGACAACAACGACCGACATCCACACTCTCCGGAGGGGAGACTTTTTTAACTTCGTTGGCACTTGCCCTCTCCCTGTCCGTTTCCATTCAATTAAGAGGCCAATATCCACTGGAATTCTTTTTCCTTGATGAAGGCTTCGGCACGCTGGATGCCGAATTGTTGGACACCGTAGTCACCGCCCTTGAACAATTACAGACCGACCATCTTGCCGTCGGGGTCATTAGCCACGTTCCCGAGCTGCAAGAACGACTGCATAAACGCTTGCTTGTGAAAGCGCCAAAACCTGATGGGCAGGGGAGCCAGTTAATAATCACAAGCTGA